Proteins from a genomic interval of Bos mutus isolate GX-2022 chromosome 26, NWIPB_WYAK_1.1, whole genome shotgun sequence:
- the RGS10 gene encoding regulator of G-protein signaling 10 isoform X3: MLRLVFPPAPRVLRSPVAPARLVQRVSEKTAECGAAWTSPGGPQGMAHIHDSDGSSSSSHQTPKSTAKWASSLENLLEDPEGVKRFREFLKKEFSEENVLFWLACEDFKKTQDKKQMQEKAKEIYMTFLSSKASSQVNVEGQSRLNEKILEEPHPLMFQKLQDQFTAYLKCW, encoded by the exons ATGTTGAGGCTTGTTTTTCCTCCGGCCCCGAGGGTGCTCAGGAGCCCCGTAGCCCCTGCTCGTCTTGTACAACGTGTCTCTGAGAAGACGGCGGAGTGTGGGGCTGCGTGGACGTCCCCAGGCGGACCCCAGGGCATGGCAC ACATCCACGACAGTGATGGGAGCTCCAGCAGCAGCCACCAGACCCCCAAGAGCACAGCCAAATGGgcctcttccctggagaatctgcTTGAAGACCCAGAAGGCGTGAAAAGATTTAGG gaatttttaaaaaaggaattcagtgaagaaaatgttttattttggctAGCATGTGaagattttaagaaaacacaAGATAAAAAGCAG ATgcaggaaaaggcaaaggagatctACATGACCTTTCTGTCCAGCAAGGCCTCGTCCCAAGTCAACGTCGAGGGCCAGTCCCGCCTCAATGAGAAGATCCTGGAGGAACCGCATCCACTGATGTTCCAGAAGCTTCAGGACCAG tTCACGGCCTATTTGAAGTGCTGGTAG